Genomic window (Polaromonas sp. JS666):
CTCAATGTCGCTCTCGGCGCAGGGGTGGATGGAAAGCGCGCCGGCTGTCCGGGAAGTTGGGGGAGTCTGTGAAAAAAGCTGCATGCCGCTATGGTTGCGCAAGACCATGCATAAGTAAATATGTCAAATCTTATGGTTTTCATTAGAATTTCTTTGCATGCTCAATCTGGACCACCTGCGCACCTATGCGCTCATCATCGAAACCGGCAGCTTCTCGGGCGCGGCCGAAAGGCTGGGTCTGTCGCAACCCGCCGTGAGCCTGCAGATCCGGCAGCTTGAGCAGCGGCTGCGGGTACGCCTGGTCGAGCGCGTGGCGCGCCGAGCCACGCCCACGCCGGCGGGGCTGGATTTGCTGGAAGGCATTCAGCAGGTCAACACGGCGGTGGACGGCGTGATGGCCGCCATGGCCTCGCACTCATCCAACGTCGAGGGCCGCGTGACACTGGGAACCGGCGCCACGGCGTGCCTGTATTTGCTGCCGCAGATCCTGCGTTCGCTGAGGATCCGCTTTCCCAAGCTCAGCGTCGTGGTCAGTACCGGCAATACGGCCGACTTCGTCAAGGCCGTGGAAGGCAATACGCTGGACCTGGCGCTGGTGACCCTGCCGGTCAAGCGCCGCGCGCTGGTCACGACGCCGCTGCTGAACGATGAATTCGTGGCGATCGCCCCCAAGCGCGAGGCCGCGCTGCCTGCCCGGATCACGCCCGCCTTCCTCGCCAAGCGCGAGCTTGTGCTGTTCGAGCCGGCGGCCAACACCCGCGTGATCATCGACCAGTGGTTTCGCGACGCGGGCCATGCCCCCAAGCCCATCATGGAGCTGGGCAGCGTGGAAGCCATCAAGGAAATGGTGGCCGCGGGTCTGGGCTGCAGCATCCTGCCGGCCATGGCCGTCACCGGCCCGGGCCAGCATCCCGAGCTGGTGGTCCACCCGCTTTACCCGCGGCTGCAAAGAACGCTGGCGCTGGTCATGCGCGGCGACAAGCCGGTGAACAAGGCCTTGCACCAGGTCATTGCCGCGATCGGGCAACGAACGGGCAACTGAGCATCGCTGGCGCTGGCGCTGGCGCTGATCCTGGCCGGCATCGTCGGGCTGAAGATGGGCGGCGCCTGGCTTGAGACCGCTGCTGAGCCGGTTTTCGTCACCGAATCAGCATTCGATACAAAAACCCGGCAGGCATGTAGCGTGCTGTCAAACAACTGTGCCAGCATGTCCGGATGGAAATCCCGCCACCGACCGCCGCCACGGAGAGTCCCCGCAGCCTTCACAGCCCCTACAGCCTGACGCCGGCGCGCGACGCGGCCGCGAGCTTTGCGGAACTGGAGGAGCTCAAGGCGATTTTGCTGGCGGGCAGCGCCCACTTTGAGGTAGCCGTCGTGGCCGAGACGCACACGGCCGGGCCGTCCTTTCCGCTCTACACCGCCAGCATAGGTTCGCGCGACCCGCTGGCGCCGGCCGTCGGTTTTTTTGGCGGCATTCATGGGCTGGAGCGCATCGGCACGCAACTCATCCTGCACTACATGCGCGCGCTGCTGTTCAGGCTGGAGTGGGACGAACTGCTGCACCAGCAGCTGCAGAAAGTCCGGCTGGTGTTCATGCCCCTCGTCAATCCTGGCGGCATGTGGGCGCAAAAGCGCGCCAACCCGCGTGGCGTGGACCTGATGCGCAATGCGCCGCAAAGAGCCGAGGGCCAAGTGCCCTTTCTGGCGGGCGGGCAAACCTTGAGCCCACGGTTGCCCTGGTACTGCGGCCGGCCGGGCGTGCCCATGGAAGTGGAGAGTGCAGCGCTGCTGCAGGTGGTGCACGACGAACTGGCCAGCCGCCCCTTCAGCCTCGCGCTGGACTGCCACTCGGGCTACGGCTTTGACGACAGCCTCTGGTTTCCGTATGCCAGGACGCGCCGGCTGATGGCCCACCTGCCGGAGATGTTTGCGCTCAAGACCATGCTGGAGCAATCGCACCCGTACCACGCCTACAGCTTTGAGCCGCAAAGCAACCAGTACCTGCTGCATGGCGACCTGTGGGATCACGCGTATGACCACGCGCCGCCCGACCATGTGTTCTTGCCCATGACGCTGGAGCTGGGTTCGTGGCTGTGGATACGCAAGAATCCGCGCCAGCTGTTTTCACGGCATGGCATCTTCAACCCGATCAAGGCGCACCGCATCAAGCGCGTGCTGCGCCGTCATACCGACCTGCTGGATTTCCTCACGCGGGCCGCTTTTGCCGCGCCGCGCTGGCTGCCGCCGGCCGATCACCGCGTTCAACTCCAGCAACTGGCCACCGCCCACTGGCGGCCGAGGCGGGCCTTGTGACCTGGGTGCTGTTGAGGGGCCTGACACGCGAGGCGCGGCACTGGGGCGGCTTTGCCGAGCAGCTGGCGCAGCAGACCTGCGAAGAGGTCATCGCCATCGACCTGCTGGGCAACGGCGAATTTGCATCGCTGCCCTCGCCTACTTCAGTCAGTGGCATGGTGGATTTTTTGCGTTCGCAACTGCAGGTTCGCCAACAAGCGCAGCCTTTCAAGCTGCTGGCCATGTCGCTGGGCGGCATGGTGGCGACGGACTGGGCGCAGCGCTATCCGCATGAAGTCGCGCGGCTAGTGCTCATCAACACCAGCCTGCGGCCCTTCAGCAGCGCTACGCAGCGCCTGCGGCCCCACAACTGGCCAGCGCTTGCTCTGCTGGCCGCACGCTGGCGCGATGCAGCGCAAGTGGAGCAAGCAGTTCACAGGCTGACCTGCAACAACACCGGCACACGCGATGCCGACATCGCCGCGTGGTTGCGCATTCGCCAGAGCGCGCCCGTCACGGCAACGAACGTTGCGCGGCAACTCTGGGCGGCAGCAAGCTACGCATGCGCTGCGAAAGCACCAGCGTGCCCGACACTGGTGATGTCTTCAGCCTGCGATCATTTGGTCGACCCGGCATGTTCGGCGCGGCTGGCCGACGCATGGAAGGCCGGCCATGTGCAGCACCCATGGGCCGGGCATGACCTGCCGCATGACGACAGCGCATGGCTTTTCGGGCAGTTGAAAGACTGGCTGGCTTAGCGGCCGCACACACACTTCAACGCAGACAGTCGATGACGGCCTGTATGCCCTCCGAAATCTCCAGGTGACTGTGGCGGACTATGCCCAGCGGGCCGAAGACATCAGGCAAGCTGATATTCAGTATGGTGAGCGCGCGGCGATCACGGTGGTAGTCGGCGACGTTCTGCGGAAGCAGGGCCAGCGCCTGGCTGTTATCCATGAGCACCATGTTCGTTATCACTGAAGCGGATTCGACATGACTCTGCAGCGTCACGCCTTCGCGCAGCAGGATGATGTCCAGCGCAGCGCGCACCGGGCTGCCGTGCGGCGGCAGTATCCAGGGGTAGCGCGACAGGGCCGCCCAGTTGCAGCGCTTCATCGAGGCCAGCGGGTGCGCGTTGGAGCACACCACGCACATGGACTCCTGACTGAGCACCTCGCTCAACAGGCCGCGCTGCTGCGTGGCTTCGCCGAGGCGCGCCACGATCAGGTCAATCTGCCGGGTCAGCAACTGCGGCATCAGGGCCTCCATCGAGCCCTCCCGCACCACCACAGACACCGCATCGCCGCGCGCCTGCAGCTTCAACAAGGCGCGGGGCACCAGGAAGGCAGCGGATGAGGAATTCACCCCCAGCACCACGCGCGCCTTCTGCTTTTCCGGCGGGGCAAACCATTCCAGGCCGGCCCGGTCGAGGTCGCCCAGGATCCAGCGCGCGTGGCGTATCAGTGACTCGCCATGCGGGGTGGGAAAGGTGCCTTTGGAGGTCCGGGTGAAGAGCTGCACCTGAACAATGCTCTCAAGCTCGCCCAGCATTTTTGAAATGGCCGGCTGCGTGGTCGCCATGCGCTGGGCCGCTTCACCGATATTGCGGGTCTCGTCCAGCACCTTCACCAGCTTCAGGTGCCGCAGCCGCAGGCGACCGCGCAAGTACCACTCTTGGCTCAGCCCCTGAGGTTTCACATGCTCGCTCATATCAACTTTGCAATATAGCCGCTCAAATTCATCATTAGACAGGCATGCAGGCGTTCCCTACCATGGGGTTTTCACCCAAAAGACCGGCCCATACGCTACAGGCGTGTGGGCCATAAAAAGGAGACTTGACCATGATGAAGATGCGCCGAACGACGCTTGCGGTCCTCTGCTGTGTGGCTATCGCGCCCCTGGCAAAACCGGCCCTTGCTGCAGATGTTTATCCCGACAAGACCATCACGATCGTCGTGCCGTCCGTTGCCGGCGGCGCAGCCGATGCGGTCGGCCGTGCAGTGGCCCAGGGCCTTGGCAAGCAGCTCAATGCCTCGGTGATCGTTGACAACAAGCCGGGTGCCGGAACCACGCTGGGCACACAGCAGGTGATCCGCATGCCGGCCGACGGGTACACGCTATTGCTGGGCCTGGATGCCGCGCTGACCACCGCGCCCTTCATGCTGGCGAAGCTGCCCTATCAACCCAAAACAGACCTGACGCCGATTGCCACGCTGGCCACACTGCAATACCTGCTGGTGGCGTCGCCTGCCGCGCCCTTTCATTCGGTGACTGAACTGGTGGAGCGCGCACGCGCAAACCCCGGCACCATCACCTACGCCAGCGGCGGCGAAGGCTCCGTGCACCACCTGGCAATGGAGGCTTTCCAGAAAGAAGCCGGCATCCGGCTCAAGCATGTGCCATACAAAGCCGCCCCGCAGGGTTTCCTGGATGTCATGGGCTCACACGTCGATGTGATGTTCATCGCGTCGGGCACGGCGGTGTCACCCATCAAGGCGCGCAAGGTGCAGGGCTTGGGCCGCACCGGCGTAGCGCCCATCAGCGACCTTCCGGCCATGGCCGCGCTGAGGGACATGCCCGAGTCCAAAGGCTATGTCTTCGAGAGCTGGTTTGGCCTGCTGGCGCGCGCCGGCACGCCCGCATCGATGGTCGGCCGCGTCAGCACGGCACTGGCCGGCTTCATGAAAAGCCCCGAAGCCGAAGCACAGATGCAGGCTTTGGGCGTCACCCTGACGTTTGAAGATCCATCCACCCTTGCCAAACGCATCGATGAGGACACCAAACGTTATGCGCCCGTGGTGGCCAAGCTGAAGGAACAAAGCGCCAAGCCATGAAGCGACCCAACATACTGCTCATCACCACCGACCAGCACCGGGGTGACTGCCTGGGCTTTGCAGGCCGCAAGGTCAAGACCCCGCACATCGACGAAATGGCCAGGACGGGCACGCACTTCACCTCGTGCATCACGCCGAACATCGTGTGCCAGCCCTCTCGCGCCTCCATCCTGACCGGGTTGTTGCCGCTGACGCACGGCGTATGCGACAACGGCATTGACCTGGATGAGGCGAGAGGCGAAGCGGGCTTTGCCGGCACACTGGCAAGCAGCGGTTATTCGACAGGCTTTATCGGCAAGGCGCATTTCTCGACCCACCACACGTTTGCAAAAACCGGCCGCCCCGAATGCCAGTTCAGCGAGGCCGACTACGGCCCCGCGTGGTACGGCCCATACATGGGCTTTGAACATGTGGAGCTTGCCGTGGAAGGGCACAACTACTGGTTGCCCACCCCGCTGCCGGGCGGGCTGCACCATTCGCGCTGGTACTACGGCGATGGTCTGGGCGAGATGCGCAACAGGCTTTACCAGCAAGACATGGGGCCACCCAGTGGCGCGCCGCAAACCTTCAATTCCGCCCTGCCCAGCGCGTGGCACAACTCCACCTGGATAGGCGACCGGACGATCGAGTTCATGCGCAAACATGCAGGCGAGGCCGCAAAACGCTTCTGCCTGTGGGCCTCGTTTCCAGATCCGCATCACCCCTTTGATTGCCCGGAGCCATGGTCACGGCTTCACCACCCGGATGAGGTCGACCTGCCGGCGCACCGGACCACCGACTTCGAGCGCCGGCCCTGGTGGCACAAGGCCAGCATGGACAGCAAGCCCGTCGGCGATGCGGCCGTGCAGGCCCTGCGGCAAAACTTCTCGCGCATGCCTACACCGGCCGAGCAGCAACTGCGCAACATCACCGCTAACTACTACGGCATGATTTCGCTGGTGGACCACCAGGTGGGCCGCATCCAGACCGCGTTGCAGCAACTGGGCCTGGACGGCAACACCCTCGTGATCTTCACCTCTGATCACGGCGAGTGGCTGGGTGACCACGGGCTGATGCTCAAGGGCCCGATCCCTTACGAAGGTGTCCTGCGCGTGGGCATGGTTGTCAACGGCCCGCAGGTCCAGGCCGGCCAGGTGCGGCATGAGCCGGTATCAACGCTCGACCTGGCCGCCACCTTTGCGGACTATGCAACGGCCACCGCGCTGGCGCCCCTGCACGGCCAGAGCCTGCGGCCTTTGTTGGAAGGCGGGCAACAGACACGCGACTTCGCATTGAGCGAATGGAACGTGGCCGCATCGCGCTGCGGTTTGGAACTGCAACTGCGAACCGTGCGCACCGAAAACTGGAAACTCACCCTCGAGCAAAACTCCGGCGCAGGCGAGATGTACTGCCTGTCCGAAGATCCCAATGAGATGGACAACCTGTTCGACGACCCGGGCTATACGGCAAAGCGCAAGGAGCTCAGTGACATGATCGCATCGCGCCCCCGCGACCAGTTGGCCCAAGCGCCCGCGCCTTCGGGCATTGCATAGCGTTGCGGTGTGACACTACTATTTTAATAGCCCGTACAGCCCACCTCTATTTGATTTCAGGCCTATTTGCTTTTCACAAATGGTATTTATTAGGCCACTTTTGGCATGTTTGGCTCCTGTTTCGGGCCTTGACTGCCTCCAGCCCCTTGCGGCAGCCAAATTTAACGCACACGGCAAAACTCACTGCTTGGCCGACTGGCGCTTCACGCATACGGCACCTGCAGCCGTATCAGGCGTCCCAGCGTCTGCATGGCCGCCTCAAACCGCGCGTCCCACGGATGGCCATAGTTCAACCTCAGGCAGTGCCGGAATTGACGCCGCGCTGAAAAAATCGGTCCGGGCGCCACGCTGATGCCGTGCGCCAGCGCTGCCTCGTGCAGGGCCAGCGCGTCAAAGCCTTCGGCAAATTCCACCCACACAAAATAACCTCCTGCCGGTCGCGACACACGCACCCCCTCGGGAAAGTGGCGCGCCACGGCGGCCAGCAGGCTGGACAGTTGCGACTCCATGGCATGGCGCAAGCGGCGCAAATGCTTGTCGTAACCGCCATGCTGCAGGTAGTCGGCAATGGCCAGTTGCGCGGGCAGGCTGGCCGACAGGGTGGTCATGAGCTTGAGCCGTTCCACCTGCTGGCCAAAGCGCCCAGGCGAAACCCAGCCTACCCGGTAACCGGGCGCCAGCGTTTTGCTGAAGGAGCTGCAATGCATCACCAGTCCCTTGCGGTCAAAGGCCTTGGCCGGCAACGGGGAGCGGTTGCTGAAGTAAAGCTCGCCATACACGTCGTCTTCAATCAGCGGAACGTCATGGCTGGCCAGCAGCGCGACCAGTGCCTGCTTTTTTTCCATGGACAGGCTGGCGCCCATCGGGTTCTGGAAGGACGTCATGAACCAGCAGGCCCTGACCGGATGGCGCTTGAGCGCTTCGGCCAGCGCGCCGAGATCCAGGCCGCCCTGCGGATGCACCGGGATTTCCAGCGCCTTCATCCTGAGCCGCTCCAGCGCCTGCAGGCCTGCATAAAACCCCGGCGACTCGATCGCCACCAGATCGCCCGGCCGGGCCACGGCGGTGAGGCAGAGGTTGAGCCCTTCCAGCGCACCGCTCGTCACGATCACCTCCTCGGCGGCCTGCGGCATGCCCATCGCCAGGTAGCGCAGCGCTATCTGCTCGCGCAGCACCGGGTCGCCCTGCGGCAGGTGGGCGACCGCATCCTGACCATGAATGTGGCGCGCTGTGCGGGCCAGCGACTTGCCCAGGCGCTGCAGCGGAAAGAGGCTGGACGCGGCAAATGCCGAGCCCAGCGGCACGATGTCCGGGTCCTGCGCCGCACCCAGCACGGAAAACACCAGCTCGCTGACGTCCAGCCGGGGCGCGACCCGGGCCGATGCCTTGCCGGCATGGCGGGTGGCCCGACCCCGCGCGGGCGCGGCCAGCTGCTGCATGGCCAGGGCCGTCACGTAATAGCCCGAGCGTGGACGGGCGCGCACCAAGCCTTTTTCCTCCAGCCGGTAATAGGCCTTGAAGGCGGTGGAAGCACTGAGGCCGTGCCGGGCGGTCAGCGTGCGAATCGACGGCAAGCGGGTGCCCGGGGCGAGGCGGCCATTGCGGATGTCGGTTGCCAGCAGTTCGACCAGTTGTTCGTAGCGCTTCATCAAATCCTGTCCTTGTGGGCGTTGAGCGTCTATCGGTGGGCGTCACCGCAAATAGACGTAATCTCAAATGAATGAAATCAACGAGTTACCAGCCTCCTCGCCAAAGTTAGGAACTCGCATTCATCAGAGTTACGTACACCTTCTGCATCTAGGCGTCTACCTCCAAAGGAAATCGTACTTCGCAAGCCTAAAAAGCGCACTTTGGAGTTTCACCCTTGAGCAAAAATGCAGAGAGACTTCGGTGCCTGATGGGCGAAATGAATCGATCTCTACAGAGTTTTATGGATCAATTTCCCCAACGTTGGGCTATCTAATTGCCACGGCGCTGGATTCCTGGGGTTGCCAACCGCCGCCGAGCGCTTTGAAGGTAGCGACCGCCGCGCGTGCTGATTCCGTTTGCGCTTGCGCTCGCGCATCGGAGGCACGTAGCAGGTTGTCGTCGGCCTGCAAGACTTCGATCAGACTGAGTACCCCTTTTTGATACGCCGCAAACGAAGCTGATCGGGCGCGGCCGAGAGAGTCCACTCCCTGGGCAAGTACAACAGCCTGCTCCTCGCGCTTGACCAAGGCCGAAAAGGCGTTTTCTACGTCCTCAGTTGCCCGCAGTACGGCAAGCCGATACGCAGCCAGCATCTCGGCCTCCTGGCCCCTGGCTTGGTCGATCTGCGCGTTGATGCGGCCAAAGTCGAACAGACGCCAGCGCAGACCCAGCACGCCGGCGGCCTGACTCGCGCCGCTGGTGAACAGATTGCCACCGGACACCGATGTCGCGCTGCCGATCAGCCCACTCAGAGAGAGTTTGGGGTAGTACTCGGCAATGGCGACACCGATACGGGCATTCGATGCGGCAAGGCGGCGCTCAGCCACAATCAGGTCAGGGCGGCGCCTTAGCAGCTCACCCGGAGAGCCTGCAGCAGTGATTTGCGGGGCAGCAGGGATGACGCCAGCATCGGCCAGTTCCATCCGATGCGTTCCGGGTGGCGTGCCCAGCATCACGTCAAGCGCGTTCATGGCCACGTCCAGACCCGCCTCAAGAACCGGCACGGACGCCCGAACCTGGGCAAGCGCACCTTCGGCCTGCCTCACTTGAAGTTCGGCCGCCAACCCCTTCCCATACAGAAGGTTGATGGTCGATAGCAATTCCTGCTGCGTCTG
Coding sequences:
- a CDS encoding LysR family transcriptional regulator encodes the protein MLNLDHLRTYALIIETGSFSGAAERLGLSQPAVSLQIRQLEQRLRVRLVERVARRATPTPAGLDLLEGIQQVNTAVDGVMAAMASHSSNVEGRVTLGTGATACLYLLPQILRSLRIRFPKLSVVVSTGNTADFVKAVEGNTLDLALVTLPVKRRALVTTPLLNDEFVAIAPKREAALPARITPAFLAKRELVLFEPAANTRVIIDQWFRDAGHAPKPIMELGSVEAIKEMVAAGLGCSILPAMAVTGPGQHPELVVHPLYPRLQRTLALVMRGDKPVNKALHQVIAAIGQRTGN
- a CDS encoding M14 family zinc carboxypeptidase, with amino-acid sequence MEIPPPTAATESPRSLHSPYSLTPARDAAASFAELEELKAILLAGSAHFEVAVVAETHTAGPSFPLYTASIGSRDPLAPAVGFFGGIHGLERIGTQLILHYMRALLFRLEWDELLHQQLQKVRLVFMPLVNPGGMWAQKRANPRGVDLMRNAPQRAEGQVPFLAGGQTLSPRLPWYCGRPGVPMEVESAALLQVVHDELASRPFSLALDCHSGYGFDDSLWFPYARTRRLMAHLPEMFALKTMLEQSHPYHAYSFEPQSNQYLLHGDLWDHAYDHAPPDHVFLPMTLELGSWLWIRKNPRQLFSRHGIFNPIKAHRIKRVLRRHTDLLDFLTRAAFAAPRWLPPADHRVQLQQLATAHWRPRRAL
- a CDS encoding alpha/beta fold hydrolase; translated protein: MTWVLLRGLTREARHWGGFAEQLAQQTCEEVIAIDLLGNGEFASLPSPTSVSGMVDFLRSQLQVRQQAQPFKLLAMSLGGMVATDWAQRYPHEVARLVLINTSLRPFSSATQRLRPHNWPALALLAARWRDAAQVEQAVHRLTCNNTGTRDADIAAWLRIRQSAPVTATNVARQLWAAASYACAAKAPACPTLVMSSACDHLVDPACSARLADAWKAGHVQHPWAGHDLPHDDSAWLFGQLKDWLA
- a CDS encoding LysR family transcriptional regulator, producing MSEHVKPQGLSQEWYLRGRLRLRHLKLVKVLDETRNIGEAAQRMATTQPAISKMLGELESIVQVQLFTRTSKGTFPTPHGESLIRHARWILGDLDRAGLEWFAPPEKQKARVVLGVNSSSAAFLVPRALLKLQARGDAVSVVVREGSMEALMPQLLTRQIDLIVARLGEATQQRGLLSEVLSQESMCVVCSNAHPLASMKRCNWAALSRYPWILPPHGSPVRAALDIILLREGVTLQSHVESASVITNMVLMDNSQALALLPQNVADYHRDRRALTILNISLPDVFGPLGIVRHSHLEISEGIQAVIDCLR
- a CDS encoding Bug family tripartite tricarboxylate transporter substrate binding protein, coding for MMKMRRTTLAVLCCVAIAPLAKPALAADVYPDKTITIVVPSVAGGAADAVGRAVAQGLGKQLNASVIVDNKPGAGTTLGTQQVIRMPADGYTLLLGLDAALTTAPFMLAKLPYQPKTDLTPIATLATLQYLLVASPAAPFHSVTELVERARANPGTITYASGGEGSVHHLAMEAFQKEAGIRLKHVPYKAAPQGFLDVMGSHVDVMFIASGTAVSPIKARKVQGLGRTGVAPISDLPAMAALRDMPESKGYVFESWFGLLARAGTPASMVGRVSTALAGFMKSPEAEAQMQALGVTLTFEDPSTLAKRIDEDTKRYAPVVAKLKEQSAKP
- a CDS encoding sulfatase-like hydrolase/transferase, giving the protein MKRPNILLITTDQHRGDCLGFAGRKVKTPHIDEMARTGTHFTSCITPNIVCQPSRASILTGLLPLTHGVCDNGIDLDEARGEAGFAGTLASSGYSTGFIGKAHFSTHHTFAKTGRPECQFSEADYGPAWYGPYMGFEHVELAVEGHNYWLPTPLPGGLHHSRWYYGDGLGEMRNRLYQQDMGPPSGAPQTFNSALPSAWHNSTWIGDRTIEFMRKHAGEAAKRFCLWASFPDPHHPFDCPEPWSRLHHPDEVDLPAHRTTDFERRPWWHKASMDSKPVGDAAVQALRQNFSRMPTPAEQQLRNITANYYGMISLVDHQVGRIQTALQQLGLDGNTLVIFTSDHGEWLGDHGLMLKGPIPYEGVLRVGMVVNGPQVQAGQVRHEPVSTLDLAATFADYATATALAPLHGQSLRPLLEGGQQTRDFALSEWNVAASRCGLELQLRTVRTENWKLTLEQNSGAGEMYCLSEDPNEMDNLFDDPGYTAKRKELSDMIASRPRDQLAQAPAPSGIA
- a CDS encoding PLP-dependent aminotransferase family protein; amino-acid sequence: MKRYEQLVELLATDIRNGRLAPGTRLPSIRTLTARHGLSASTAFKAYYRLEEKGLVRARPRSGYYVTALAMQQLAAPARGRATRHAGKASARVAPRLDVSELVFSVLGAAQDPDIVPLGSAFAASSLFPLQRLGKSLARTARHIHGQDAVAHLPQGDPVLREQIALRYLAMGMPQAAEEVIVTSGALEGLNLCLTAVARPGDLVAIESPGFYAGLQALERLRMKALEIPVHPQGGLDLGALAEALKRHPVRACWFMTSFQNPMGASLSMEKKQALVALLASHDVPLIEDDVYGELYFSNRSPLPAKAFDRKGLVMHCSSFSKTLAPGYRVGWVSPGRFGQQVERLKLMTTLSASLPAQLAIADYLQHGGYDKHLRRLRHAMESQLSSLLAAVARHFPEGVRVSRPAGGYFVWVEFAEGFDALALHEAALAHGISVAPGPIFSARRQFRHCLRLNYGHPWDARFEAAMQTLGRLIRLQVPYA
- a CDS encoding efflux transporter outer membrane subunit, producing MLPKHTLAIFIVAGLSAGCAVGPDYVRPDTPMPQQYLGQPAVDQRHATAHADLVTWWTGFGDPLLTRFVTLAVEQNLDLAQASARVTQARAELGAANAALLPSGNVSGQAARAYQSLETPLGKVLSASPGFDRHGSSYETNLGASWELDVFGGLRRGKEAALAGYQASEAGAAATRLAVAAQTADTYIIIRGLQTRLGVARGQVQTQQELLSTINLLYGKGLAAELQVRQAEGALAQVRASVPVLEAGLDVAMNALDVMLGTPPGTHRMELADAGVIPAAPQITAAGSPGELLRRRPDLIVAERRLAASNARIGVAIAEYYPKLSLSGLIGSATSVSGGNLFTSGASQAAGVLGLRWRLFDFGRINAQIDQARGQEAEMLAAYRLAVLRATEDVENAFSALVKREEQAVVLAQGVDSLGRARSASFAAYQKGVLSLIEVLQADDNLLRASDARAQAQTESARAAVATFKALGGGWQPQESSAVAIR